The region AAAGCCTACGCCAATGAAGTACACAGCAGATCTTACACTGAAGCACATGACAAGCCTTGCACTGAAGACAACCGTTCTAACGTTTACGACACCGCTTATGTTCATTCTGACAGGCAGCTGAGCCCAACTAACATTCTCGTGCAACGAGGCAACCAAAACGCAGCTGCTAGTAGTCAAATAAACAGGGGAAAAACGGCTCAGCTACTGCATGAGCAGTTCACTGAAGCCAGGCAGACAAGTTACTCTTCACCAGGTTCATCTTTGCCAAGGCACCAGAATGATGAATCAGCATTTCTTGAGGAAAAGAGTTTGCTGCAAGGTAGGCAGGTCACGTCCCCTCACGGCAGCACTGTTAGAGACTCCAAGGGTGTCCTCAGGCATCACAACACGCGGCTGTCGTCTGATGACCGTGCCACTGATCGGGACAGCAGTCTGTCAAGGTCAGACCAGGGCTTGAGCAGTCCACGACCTGATGTGCCTCAAGAAAGGCTCTATGGCAATGCTGACATGTGGCTTCACAAGAATATCTGTGGCTCTTCACGCACGTCACTGCGAGCTAAAAACACCCCGCAGGATGAGGAAGCATTCTACATCAAGAAAGAAGACTATTACAAAGCTTCACAAATGTTCTATCCCAAGCAGCCTGCTTCGAAGACTCTTCTAGGTTCCGTTTCTGACCTGGAAAGCAGTGGAAGCGGTGCTGCTGAAATGGAGACCTTTGACAGCCGTTACCGTCGCATCTCAGCCACACCGAAAAGTCCGCAGTGGGAAATTGACAAGGATGTCGGACTCCCTGTCCCTGACAACTTGGACCTTTCCTTCCAGTCGACTAGCAATAATTCTGTCTTTGAAGCATCATGCGAGTGCCAAACACCAGGGGATCAGAGCCCGGAGCTGTTCCAGGGCACTCTGCGCCCCAATCGAACATACGTGAGGGACCGGCAACCCTCCAAGAGTCCCATGCACCTTTCAAAAGACCTTGGCAACGACACCGAAGCAACCGAAGTGAAGACTCCTGTGGGCAACTCAAGCTTTGAAGAAATGAGAGCTGCATACCAGAAAAAGAAGGAAGCACCGCCTGTGAACATAGTACAGGACAGAATTAAGTGCTTTGAACCCAAAGATGAGAAGAGTCCAAACCATGGTGAAAGTGTTCGAGAAAGCTGGGAAGCTGCAGAGCAAAAGCAAATTGGAGACAGAAACGCATCATCATCGTGCAATAATGAAAGTCCACAGGACATTGAGTTCAGGACCCGTGCTTCTGACGCTGAGAAGATTGACTCTCTAGCAAAATATGGCAGCACGTCCATCCTTGCTAGCCTACATAGAAGCGCAGAGTTGAACCGAGAGGGCGCACAGCATACACATGGCGATCAGCTCCGAGAAGAACAGGTGCAAAAGCCAGACACAGTTCTGTTTCTCAGGCACTGTCCGCAAGAACCACCTCCTTGCTCAGTGCAGTCTAAACCACCTGAGGCGCACTACCTTCCCATGGGCTGGCTGACAAGTGAGGCAGATTACGTTTCCATGAATGTTGATCTTAGTCCTGGTTGCTCACTTGAAGAGCCAGTTTACAATGAGCCAGTGTTGCCAGTCACTAGCTACGCTCATGAGTCCTACGGAAAGTCTTCACTGGCTTGTCAAATCCTTAAATCTGAAAGTTCAGGGTCGAGCAGCAATGGTTCAGCTGAAAACATTTACGAGCAAGTCCAACAGACTTCCGAAGACTTGCATGCCATGCCGTACCACAGCAATGGGAACAGTGTACAGTCTAAAAGAGAAAGTCCCCCTGTTTACGAAGAGCCATACCGACTGGCACCTTCACAGCCTGAGAGCAAGTCACCTGAGAAGCCGAAGAGTCACGAGTTGTATATGAAAGACGGATGCAAGCAGCTTGTGAAGAAGGCTATCCCAGATTTGTTGCACCATGAGGAGGTCAAGGACTCTGGAGCCTCAGATGCGGACGATGAGGCTAGCCGGGCCGACTTTGACACTGCCACTTCATCTCTGCCCAGCTACCAAAAGGAAATTCTGAATGATCATTTGTCTTCTGTACCTCTTCGTTCACCGGCACAGCCCTACTTACCTGTTTACACATCACACACCACAAAATACTCAttcaaaaaggaaagaaagcctGATGATGCAACATCAGTACAAAGTACTGATGCTTTTAAAGAACCTGAGAAACGCAGCCCAAGCCAGCATTCCAAGTTTGTGTCCTTTGCTGGAACGGCCACATTGACAAATTCCAAGATGAACCCTGATGCATTTGTCAAAGTTTCTTCTTACCAAAGCGAGAACAGGCCCACTAGTATTGGACTGTTAAAAAGCCTCGACGGCTGAGACGAGCTCCAGTGAGGCTGGTTCTAGCTTGACCAGCTCTGTGGTTAAAACAAGCAGTGCAGATGCCTCGCTTCGCAGCTCCTCCACTCAAGGCAACTTTAGTCAGATTTCGTCGCCCCTTCTGTCTACTGCCCCTGACGTCTTGCCATCGGAAGTTCGAAGTGTTGTTTCAGAGTGCAACTCCAATAAGGTGCTAAAcagtagcaacagcagcagcagtgcacCGTACTACTACTCTGACATCTTTGGCGACAAGCTTGGATCGGCTTTTGGCAGCTCAGCGGCACGACCTGCTAGTCAGCAATCGCGTGCAACACCCAACATGCTCAACAATACTCGTGATGTGACGTCAATGTCCCCACATTCCAAGGACCATGTTGGTCGCAAGGTCAACAAGATCTCAACTCCACAAGCTGGGCTTGGTGTCAGCCATACACGCACCCTCAGTGAGCCGCAGTCGACAGCTGACTTGGAGAGCACCCTTCGCGGTCTCCTCCACCCTGCGAACACCCGCAAATTTTCTGACGCCGAGCGCAACAAGTATGTTGCCGGTCACACTCTCGAGAAGACATCACATATGTCACGCTCTGTTCTCTGTCACATGCGCAGTAAGCAGGCAGCTGAAACGAGCCAGCCAATATCGAAGGAATGTGATCCCCCTGCGCACCACTCTGAAGAAAGTGCCGGATGTCGGAGCCCTGGGAGGATGCTGCCGAGGCGTCTGTCTCGCTCGCTGGAAGACATCATCGACAGCTCACCGGCAGAGCATGTGAGCCGCAGCAAGACACCTGTGATACCGACATGCTGTCAAGACGAGCCCTACTACGAAAACGTTGGGTTTGGTAGTGCACGTGCACAGGCGCCACCTTCGAAAGCACTCAGTGGTGCTAGCCCTCAGGTGTCGCCAGCAAAGCACAGTGTTTACGATGGTGAGGATTTGTGCAGGGAGTTTGTGGCTGCCAGTGTGCTGAGTGACCCACTTGGGATCCTGAGAAAATCTACTGGACAACTTCCTGCTGAAAAGCAGCAGAAGACAGCAGCTTGCAGCAGTGACTTCATGCAGATGGGTTCCTTGAGCGCCAGTCTGGGATCGCTGAAGTTGTCTTCGCCCGAGCGTCAGGAGGCTCCTTTCTATTCCAGCTGTAGCCCTCAGGTTGAAACAGGTAAACCacattcttgttttctttttttttttttctgtgatagCAGCCACTTTTCTAACAGTTAAATTATTCCTACTTCGAATTTGGCCCTGCAAACCTGCACGGATTTGTTTATTTGTTCAGTGTGCATGTTTATGCATTTTCAGCCTGTGGCTTTCTTTTTTATAATGTATATTTATTCTTTTTACCACCTCATGGTCATGTGACTGCTGCCTCTCTCTGTGTCTCTTTAATTGTCTTCTATAATTTTCTTGTAGGTAAGCGCTGCTGGTCAAATGACTTCCCGAAGACTGCTGCTCAAGGCGATCTGCACAGGCACAGTATTGACAATTTGCACACCCGTGGAATGGAAGTTCAACCAAAAAATGTAAGTATGCATATACTAGTATATTGTGTTTGATGGTTTTACCTGTCACTTTATCCTAGTGCCAGACTTGTACaaattacagaaaaaaagtaactgATTACAATTACAATGGCACAATTACTTCtctaaaaatgtaattgattacagttaccaattactgACCCACAAATTTAATTGAGGAATTATTCAAAAGTAATTGATTACTTCTGCGTTACTTTCCTTTCAACTTTTCATAACATTGCACAGTATACCGTAAAGGCAACGAGCTGGCCTGGCGAATTCAGCgtgtcctctgcagcccttcatacaTTGCTTATGTTTACTAGCAATTACTTTTCAAAATTTTTATCGGTCGTCTTCCCTCATTCTTGTTGGGAAGACATTAGCAGCGGCACTGAAGACTCGATCGATGTGCGTGCTGGCGAGTAGGGCGGTGTTGTCGTTATTCAGCATCTGTGTCCTCTGTGAAGCacagcgcttcattgttgctgggacTTGAAGAAGATCGTCTGATTGGGCCAATGAAAACATGTAAAAAAATACAGAATCATCCCTTGGTGATATCCTGCTATTAACAGCCTAAGTGGCTGTCACTATTGAGACATACCAGCACCTGTTCAATTTGTCAGTCTACATCTGGTGGAGCGTTGACATGAGGAAACAAATATTGAGCTCCCAGGTTTGCCTGTCTGGTGTACTGTCTCATCAATAAagtaacgaattacatgtaattgTTTACTGAAagaagtaattgaattacagtcaGCATTACAGAGTAAAAATGAAATTATTAAATTACAGAATTACCAAATGCAAGGATTACAATTAAATTAGATGTAATTCGTGCACACAATTCTGCCTAGTGCACACACTCATTAGTGTTCATGCATTTTTGCAGTCTCCTGAAAGGGCCTCTCAGCCAACATCTCCGTCCAGTCCAAACCTGAGCCATAGCATTTCGGCTGGTGATCTACTAGGAAAAAGCGTAAGTTtggaataccgtatttactcgcataatgaacgcacttgcATAATGAACGCGTCCCTAACTTTTACAATCAAGGAGTATGTTagagtgaagctgtatatggctagccgattcgccCGTCTCTTGCctgtgcgcagaaactatcatcatccgcAATGACTCGagctcgtcgtcttcttcctcagctggctccgttgccgctcatcattccagcgtagaattttacttctcttctgtcgtcgtaatgcggaggccgcgtttacgggggtatgaggcattgcaagggggtgtgagccattcattatcttaTGTGACTGAatgatttaattttgaagcaatttaattctgaagaatcgcaagtggcaatgcgacgacggcggactgcgggcataccgtcagtgacgtcgttttctccgtcgcagccgaacgtgtatgtaacctcattaagaaacacgaaGATGTGACCAATAATTAAGAAAGACTTTAAtctaccgtcgggattaacccagtgataaacaccaggactgtacgtttcagcttcgctggttaaccatctgtacggagtgcttgggccgtgatattttttcttttccttgcataatgaacgcaccctgaacttgctgccgtgaagtaggagaaagacagtacgattcggcgtctgatATGGCGTCCGGCGGGTACGATTGTGTCGGCGTCGTATCATGTGTCTCCTACATTTATTGCGATACAattacagtaaaatctcggtgatacgaatctcgcggggtcgcgtgaaatattcgtatcacccgaaattcgtgtcatcaaaacatacacaaaatcaagaaaaaatgaatttatttttaccagaaaatattcttaatagtggaaccccattgatacctGAAAATATTCttaatagtggaaccccattgataccttccttgctgctgcgttttcccagctgccacgccgcgttttcgcggtcccgatcTAAATCTCATTGACTTCCACGTACAGTCAAATCACGATAATTGGAAcccgaaggggcccgaaaatttgttcgaactaaaagaaggacgtattttttaattattcatgCACCAAAACACGATGCACGAACGAtacgagtcgtgaaatatcgagcgagggccacgaaactgcccacgccggccaaacTGCccgcgttggccggcgtgggcagtttcgtggccctcgctggCCAGCTGGGCGGCGCTGAGTGGCCAGCTGGAGCGgtgccagctccctgaagtttcgttttctgccgttatcgggaagcgggcgtttgccggcgtgggcagttttgttggccggaCTGGGACATGCTTCCCTgtgcgccgcagccgcagcctgtaaggtcaacacgtgactagaaaatagaggaagcataaaggagaagggttcactgccattttccctgcgtggctgagacgtcggcacgtacacgcatgttgcggcgcaacgcagaaacggcgaccttgccatttgagagagggtaaaatttccgccgcattctttttttgctttcttttcttgttttttgttcgcgcgcggcattgaggggtctcctaagcgtttactctatggcggtgccggagcaatgcccgTCGGAGGCACCGctgcgtgatttggcgcgctgctgagagcattgttggtGCATGGTATGTTCGAATGAACCGTTGCAAATGCTTTCACGTTCGATTTACCGGGCGTTTTTCCACAGCCGCATGGCGTAGCTGCGTGTCTGTGCCAGTCgctccgctggctcggccgccgctgCTGTTGATCACGCATTCGTATGATCTGCAGCGGCGCGGCAACAgacgattttttttcttattgtgagcaatgtatttcagcCGGGGAATGTTACAAATTCGTATCActccgaaattcgtaccagccgggatcgtatcaccggggttttactgtacagtaaaagctcgatgatacgaatctcacggggtcacgaaaaatattcgtattagccgaaattcgtatcatcgaaccacaattaaaactactgttgaatctcgataattcgaactcgaaggggctcgaaaatttgttcgaattaaaaggacgtatttttgaagtattcgtgcaccatagcacgatgcacaaacggtgcgagtcgtgaaatatcgcggcgcgcaagcgcatagcaagcgcgggccacgaaattgcccacgccggctaacagtcgcttcccgataacgagagaaaacgaagcttcagggagcggagcgggcggcgccggcacacgggtgctctcggagaccatcgaaggtgagggaggagggcggcagggaagcggatttggccgcgtcaactccgccgcttcggtggctcccctcgccctccctctcaactccctcgtagctctctcaccttcgactccgtgcacacttctccgtgcgcgcccgccgccgtgctggcgccagcttattttagccgccccctgaagtttcgttttctgccgttatcgggaagcgagcgtttgcgggcgtggcagtttcgttggcccaactgtgccttcgccgctgcttccctctgcgctgctgccgcagcgtgcaaggtcaacatgtgactagaaagtagaggagaagggttcactgtcattttatccgcgtggctgagacgtcggcactagtgtgtgctagaatacggttgtctagaacactctagtcggcacgtacacgcttgttccggcgcgatgcagaaacggcgaccttgcaatttgagagagagtgaaatttccgccgcggctatttttgttttttttcccgttccatcgcgtgcggcattgaggggtctctcctgagcttttgttCTGTGGCGgtgtcagagcaatgccggtcggaggcgccgccgcgtgatttggcgcgctgctaagagcattgtcggtgcgcggtatgttcgaaataatcatgttcgaattcgcttgcttcgcgttgacgttgaacgaaagcacgtttttcatgatagtctcgctgtgcaacaattgtgctcagtgttgacgttgcgaggcctagct is a window of Dermacentor silvarum isolate Dsil-2018 chromosome 4, BIME_Dsil_1.4, whole genome shotgun sequence DNA encoding:
- the LOC119450369 gene encoding LOW QUALITY PROTEIN: uncharacterized protein LOC119450369 (The sequence of the model RefSeq protein was modified relative to this genomic sequence to represent the inferred CDS: deleted 1 base in 1 codon) is translated as MTCASFSHGTFLAGAFCVFCMAEKMELRKSLRRKFSGNIRSPVVRRDSQAEVVLKGWLYKLEGATIKQWKKRWCILSEYCLFYYKGPDEEKCLGSILLPSYKIRPCTADDKVSLKHSFVAEHQNTKTYYFAAENNASMCQWMNSMSLASLMQKDTDRSRQTLPLHGMQAAANASQGIPPDYHFSPHVAPQRPGMQQPQRPSDESFEVEAYSAGAAPDGHYLGSGDQYPCSYTRSPIYDQRPPPAAPRQRPCYPVYANAPPKPLRHGATSPNVAEGGGYDACNSYEGYDFYGAQEPLPAYAGRPVSAHYGENVPNSTLTSTQLMRPRSADFLERDDDGEEPYFSKKSAPAVAAKPRPKSSMAHYDWEDEDEAHDWRGQQQQQQWRSRTMETVPQAGAFHDESQMGRMPSAKAVSASGNSAQSKKAAHKEQSMKRLLEWKQRMLQSPLCKKPGQQQQQQQYHHQQHVVPSPQELQSAVLRKTPVPESSQPPERPPLPEEYRRRASEGSRPMDGMPGGHFFNTEPRGEPVGRAQESSAPPGPDLIQHAKMSPSRYSDSPDYVNLRNLRCDPEFYHEKQSQSYTPPVVQSQKPLRSCLSQSSGDRRPLPAQHEQAGTDWNQPSSKVDQSSTGLRGEISSFSHRHDSHSTIQSRAFSPFEKAYANEVHSRSYTEAHDKPCTEDNRSNVYDTAYVHSDRQLSPTNILVQRGNQNAAASSQINRGKTAQLLHEQFTEARQTSYSSPGSSLPRHQNDESAFLEEKSLLQGRQVTSPHGSTVRDSKGVLRHHNTRLSSDDRATDRDSSLSRSDQGLSSPRPDVPQERLYGNADMWLHKNICGSSRTSLRAKNTPQDEEAFYIKKEDYYKASQMFYPKQPASKTLLGSVSDLESSGSGAAEMETFDSRYRRISATPKSPQWEIDKDVGLPVPDNLDLSFQSTSNNSVFEASCECQTPGDQSPELFQGTLRPNRTYVRDRQPSKSPMHLSKDLGNDTEATEVKTPVGNSSFEEMRAAYQKKKEAPPVNIVQDRIKCFEPKDEKSPNHGESVRESWEAAEQKQIGDRNASSSCNNESPQDIEFRTRASDAEKIDSLAKYGSTSILASLHRSAELNREGAQHTHGDQLREEQVQKPDTVLFLRHCPQEPPPCSVQSKPPEAHYLPMGWLTSEADYVSMNVDLSPGCSLEEPVYNEPVLPVTSYAHESYGKSSLACQILKSESSGSSSNGSAENIYEQVQQTSEDLHAMPYHSNGNSVQSKRESPPVYEEPYRLAPSQPESKSPEKPKSHELYMKDGCKQLVKKAIPDLLHHEEVKDSGASDADDEASRADFDTATSSLPSYQKEILNDHLSSVPLRSPAQPYLPVYTSHTTKYSFKKERKPDDATSVQSTDAFKEPEKRSPSQHSKFVSFAGTATLTNSKMNPDAFVKVSSYQSENRPTSIGLLKSLDGETSSSEAGSSLTSSVVKTSSADASLRSSSTQGNFSQISSPLLSTAPDVLPSEVRSVVSECNSNKVLNSSNSSSSAPYYYSDIFGDKLGSAFGSSAARPASQQSRATPNMLNNTRDVTSMSPHSKDHVGRKVNKISTPQAGLGVSHTRTLSEPQSTADLESTLRGLLHPANTRKFSDAERNKYVAGHTLEKTSHMSRSVLCHMRSKQAAETSQPISKECDPPAHHSEESAGCRSPGRMLPRRLSRSLEDIIDSSPAEHVSRSKTPVIPTCCQDEPYYENVGFGSARAQAPPSKALSGASPQVSPAKHSVYDGEDLCREFVAASVLSDPLGILRKSTGQLPAEKQQKTAACSSDFMQMGSLSASLGSLKLSSPERQEAPFYSSCSPQVETGKRCWSNDFPKTAAQGDLHRHSIDNLHTRGMEVQPKNSPERASQPTSPSSPNLSHSISAGDLLGKSHEELVLLLIQLRRSQSNLLSCQLQCKEELQELKQKLVQSGTQSSAADVQRLVGLQRSLNELTRNLDLTQPLISLVENMVKLGSLYTVAGISKQHKRMDEGEDYRYEDTYAETLEAETLEKQQLLIEKEILHIQNMLAESTSCGSPLKDDLEVELKRLQKIVNDLLQKKSKASMPPNAYMEKEPQVKAKPPEPKHSPTGSVPERKRHQKTYYETDLDSSVTSNLALDSRPTSLCDIVTTSQVVELESPSFSPEPSDMAEDRSYVVQDISKADDRTKKFYGLLPRDRAQEIKTVRIVKRESERRNKGKERRKGGLDDSCPWLAEEGDSAETRTPDTTVLTYESSYETKKPAQDSSSSEGRSASSSSSAESMSSGQRTPVKNESRRNKRRHYTISGSHPFLEQHSPPKMPAGLRSRDDMDMERCLRTVNTPDIVRSTIKKSEVFDEQTIDMQIGLPQKILIPERYIEVESENVSAVEQLRRSLKAANIRKMLTETVGYEDLGARGSVEALRSKVGEEKRRRAHLLALSHTIAKEVMERSKMVAAHVSYQENT